The Clostridia bacterium genome window below encodes:
- a CDS encoding formate dehydrogenase subunit gamma, giving the protein MATRAEHFDRRPRPSNPIDQIGRTVVYEGELMRHRAYTRFLHWSYGIFFFLALLSGFGIYLPWIFAWFTPLFGGGAMTRLLHPWFGLGFVFFFGLQVLNWTSLMNWKPSDSKWMGRIRDYVTHRETMESEDVGFFNAGQKLMFWEIVIGSAVYLITGVIMWFPATFGRALVSISYVLHDISALIMLAGIFVHIYLSTFGEPGTIQAMTRGTVSEAWAWTHHPGWYRQLTGRDPYQSVEDARERLQEEPPQTDPTKAL; this is encoded by the coding sequence ATGGCGACACGAGCCGAGCACTTCGACCGCAGACCCAGGCCCAGTAATCCAATCGACCAGATCGGACGTACCGTAGTTTACGAAGGCGAACTGATGCGCCACCGGGCCTACACGCGCTTCCTTCACTGGTCGTATGGAATTTTCTTCTTCCTCGCGCTGCTCTCCGGATTCGGTATCTACCTGCCTTGGATCTTCGCCTGGTTCACTCCGTTGTTCGGTGGCGGAGCCATGACGCGATTGTTGCATCCATGGTTTGGACTGGGGTTCGTGTTCTTCTTTGGCCTGCAGGTGCTGAACTGGACCTCGCTCATGAATTGGAAACCGAGCGACAGTAAATGGATGGGACGGATCAGAGACTATGTGACGCACCGGGAAACCATGGAATCGGAAGACGTCGGCTTTTTCAACGCAGGACAGAAGTTAATGTTCTGGGAGATTGTGATCGGCAGTGCCGTATATCTCATTACCGGCGTCATCATGTGGTTCCCAGCGACCTTCGGACGGGCGCTGGTCTCGATCAGTTACGTCCTCCACGATATCTCGGCGCTGATCATGCTCGCCGGTATTTTTGTGCACATCTACCTGAGCACCTTCGGAGAACCCGGAACGATTCAGGCAATGACACGAGGGACCGTGAGCGAAGCATGGGCGTGGACGCATCATCCAGGCTGGTATCGCCAACTCACCGGGCGGGATCCCTACCAATCAGTGGAAGACGCTCGAGAACGGTTGCAAGAGGAGCCACCGCAAACAGATCCTACGAAGGCGTTGTAA
- the fdnG gene encoding formate dehydrogenase-N subunit alpha: protein PPPMLPPNTAYDLSLQHPRCVFQLMKQHFSRYTPEMVERITGIPKDQFIKAADTFTSIRKDGDMKKVGTIIYAVGWTQHTFGTQIIRTAAMVQLLLGNVGRAGGGVNALRGHSNIQGATDMAGIFDILPGYLKMPVPADVDLKTYLARSTPKSAKPKEWDSLNYWSNTPAFTVSLLKALYGDKATKENDYNFHWLPKIDRKYSWVEIWDDMYKGKIKGMVSFGMNGVMIGPDSQKNIDALKKADFLVVCEIYPDETSEFWRSPGISAEEMKKINTTVYRLPGAGFAEKDGTFVNSARWLQWKNVAVSPPGECKVDQEILARIFLKIREKYEKQGGKFPDPILGLAWNYTNAFNPSLSEVAKEINGKALADVTDEKTKTTIKAGQQLPGFGFLRDDGSTLSGNWLYCGSWTEAGAQTQRRGTDDPSGLGIYPNWAWAWPMNRRVLYNRASCDLNGKPWDSERRQVWWSEAQQKWLGNDVPDFKVDSNPKDHMGPYIMNPEGVGRLFVPLGAMADGPFPEHYEPIESPVENPLHPKQSNNPVVKKFKTDMDKYGTVNDGFNIICTTYRLTEHYHYWTKNNPMTVQLVPEPFVEIPAELANQMGLRGGEKVKVTSARAHYLARAMVTKRIRPMMVDGKKLYQIGIPIHWGYRGIAEDRGNTSLTPVNLLSPTVIDPNAYTPEFKGFLVKLERA from the coding sequence TACCGCCTCCCATGCTGCCGCCGAACACAGCCTACGACCTGTCTCTGCAACATCCTCGCTGCGTCTTTCAATTGATGAAGCAACACTTCTCCCGATACACGCCCGAGATGGTGGAGCGCATCACGGGAATTCCTAAAGATCAATTCATCAAGGCCGCAGACACGTTCACCTCCATTCGCAAGGACGGTGACATGAAGAAAGTCGGCACCATCATCTACGCCGTCGGATGGACGCAACATACGTTCGGCACGCAAATCATCCGCACGGCTGCCATGGTGCAATTGCTGCTAGGCAACGTGGGGCGAGCGGGCGGTGGCGTGAATGCATTGCGCGGTCACTCGAACATTCAGGGCGCAACCGACATGGCCGGTATCTTCGACATTTTGCCGGGATACCTGAAGATGCCGGTACCGGCCGATGTCGACCTGAAAACGTATCTGGCTCGCTCGACGCCAAAGAGCGCGAAACCGAAGGAGTGGGATTCGCTCAACTACTGGTCGAACACCCCTGCATTCACGGTCTCTTTGCTGAAAGCGCTTTACGGCGACAAGGCCACGAAGGAGAACGACTATAACTTCCATTGGCTTCCCAAGATCGACCGCAAGTACTCATGGGTCGAGATTTGGGACGACATGTACAAGGGCAAGATCAAGGGCATGGTGTCGTTCGGCATGAACGGCGTGATGATTGGGCCCGATTCTCAGAAAAATATCGATGCATTAAAGAAGGCAGACTTTCTCGTCGTCTGCGAAATCTATCCTGACGAGACCAGCGAATTCTGGCGTTCTCCAGGAATCTCCGCCGAGGAGATGAAGAAGATCAATACGACCGTGTACCGGTTGCCCGGTGCGGGGTTCGCGGAAAAGGACGGAACGTTCGTCAACTCCGCACGGTGGCTGCAATGGAAAAACGTGGCGGTGTCTCCGCCGGGTGAGTGCAAAGTCGACCAGGAAATCCTGGCCCGGATCTTCCTCAAAATCCGCGAGAAGTATGAAAAGCAAGGCGGAAAATTTCCTGACCCGATCCTTGGGCTGGCGTGGAATTACACGAATGCGTTCAATCCGTCGCTTAGCGAAGTGGCGAAAGAGATCAATGGCAAAGCGCTTGCGGATGTGACCGACGAGAAGACGAAGACGACGATCAAAGCCGGCCAGCAGTTGCCGGGCTTTGGATTCCTGCGCGATGACGGGTCCACCCTGTCCGGCAACTGGCTCTATTGCGGATCGTGGACCGAAGCCGGCGCCCAGACTCAGCGGCGCGGGACAGACGATCCATCGGGGCTTGGTATCTATCCGAACTGGGCGTGGGCGTGGCCGATGAATCGGCGCGTACTGTACAACCGTGCTTCCTGCGACTTGAACGGCAAGCCTTGGGATTCGGAGCGACGCCAGGTCTGGTGGAGCGAAGCTCAACAGAAGTGGCTAGGCAACGACGTTCCCGATTTCAAGGTTGATTCAAACCCGAAGGATCACATGGGACCGTACATCATGAATCCCGAGGGTGTTGGTCGCCTCTTCGTGCCGCTCGGTGCTATGGCTGACGGGCCTTTCCCTGAGCACTACGAACCCATCGAGAGCCCGGTGGAGAACCCGCTTCACCCGAAGCAGTCCAACAATCCAGTCGTCAAGAAGTTCAAGACCGACATGGACAAGTACGGGACCGTGAATGATGGATTCAACATTATCTGTACCACGTACCGCCTGACTGAGCACTATCACTACTGGACCAAGAACAATCCCATGACTGTGCAGCTTGTTCCCGAGCCTTTCGTCGAGATCCCAGCGGAACTTGCGAACCAAATGGGCCTGCGAGGCGGCGAGAAGGTCAAGGTGACGAGTGCGCGTGCGCATTATCTCGCGCGCGCCATGGTGACGAAACGCATCAGGCCGATGATGGTCGACGGCAAAAAGCTTTACCAGATCGGAATCCCGATCCACTGGGGTTACCGAGGCATCGCAGAAGACAGGGGCAACACATCGTTGACGCCGGTAAACCTTCTTTCGCCAACTGTCATCGACCCGAATGCGTACACGCCTGAGTTCAAGGGATTCCTCGTGAAGCTCGAAAGAGCATGA
- a CDS encoding SDR family oxidoreductase: MALYLVTGVAGFIGSSIARALLDRGERVRGIDNFSTGFRENLTRLNGLDFREGDITDGAVIAAACKDVEYVFHEAAIPSVPRSVLDPIESNNANVNGTIELLVAARDAGVKRVTYAGSSSAYGDTPALPKREDMLPEAISPYAVSKLAGELYMKSFTRVYGLETVTLRYFNVFGPHQDPTSMYSGVIAKFAMLMLRGEQPTIFGDGEQSRDFTYIDNVVEANLTACHAPAAQVSGRVFNVATGQRITLNEMFAVMRELTGYNGNAKYEEERNGDIKHSLADVSLAAKQFGYSAKTNLREGLLHTIEWYRQQALAANAQ; this comes from the coding sequence ATGGCACTCTACCTGGTTACTGGAGTTGCAGGTTTTATCGGGTCGTCGATCGCGCGGGCTCTGCTTGACAGAGGCGAACGCGTTCGCGGCATCGACAATTTTTCGACGGGATTCCGCGAGAATCTGACCCGCCTGAACGGACTTGATTTCCGCGAGGGAGACATCACGGACGGCGCCGTCATCGCAGCGGCATGCAAAGATGTGGAGTACGTCTTCCACGAGGCGGCGATACCCTCCGTACCACGCTCCGTTCTCGATCCGATCGAGAGCAACAACGCGAACGTAAACGGCACGATCGAGTTGCTGGTCGCGGCTCGCGATGCTGGCGTCAAGCGCGTAACGTACGCGGGATCGTCTTCGGCTTACGGCGACACGCCGGCGTTGCCCAAACGCGAAGACATGCTTCCGGAAGCGATCTCGCCCTATGCAGTTTCAAAACTCGCTGGCGAGCTATACATGAAATCGTTCACGCGGGTTTATGGGCTGGAGACGGTCACGCTTCGCTATTTCAACGTCTTCGGACCGCATCAGGATCCCACTTCGATGTACTCCGGCGTGATCGCCAAGTTTGCCATGCTCATGTTGCGGGGCGAGCAGCCCACCATCTTCGGCGACGGAGAACAGAGTCGCGATTTCACTTATATCGACAACGTAGTCGAGGCGAACCTGACTGCGTGCCACGCCCCAGCGGCGCAGGTTTCTGGGCGCGTCTTCAACGTTGCCACGGGTCAGCGGATCACGCTGAACGAGATGTTCGCCGTGATGCGCGAATTGACCGGCTACAATGGCAACGCGAAATACGAGGAAGAACGCAACGGCGATATCAAGCACTCGCTCGCAGACGTGAGCCTGGCCGCGAAGCAGTTTGGATATTCAGCAAAGACGAACCTCCGCGAAGGCTTGTTGCACACCATTGAGTGGTATCGACAGCAGGCACTGGCGGCAAACGCGCAGTAA
- a CDS encoding bifunctional metallophosphatase/5'-nucleotidase: MKPFKRFALCLALLLASISVAAEEVRFTIVHISDVHELTPVAGDREGGMARLATLRKMTASRSPNTYVFLAGDAFSPSALGTAIIDGKPLAGKQAVSILNALGLDYATFGNHEFDISEADFKARLHESKTTWISGNVLNAQGQPFEGVPRKAVFSVTGAKGAKVRVGMIGVTIDQTQKPWVKYLDAVKTASEQAKALRPQVDVLLALTHLSIEQDQQLAKTVPEIDMIMGGHEHENIRIYRGADFTPIYKADANVRSAYIHDLAYDTDSHHLAIESSVRRMNSEIAEDPAMAKLVSEWVTRAFDAFRKSGFEPTQVVAQSTEVLDGKEASVRTTSTKLTELIAEAVLHEVPDAIASFYNSGSIRIDDELLPGAVTQYDIIRILPFGGKIVSVDMKGSLLERVLNAGTANHGKGGWLQMANLSRTADGAGWLLNNQPLEMSRTYRIATTDFLLTGGERGMEFLTRDNPEVSKIVQHRDIRFSVIAEMQKRWPVAASASAH; the protein is encoded by the coding sequence ATGAAGCCGTTCAAGCGCTTTGCGTTGTGCCTTGCACTTTTGCTCGCCAGCATCTCGGTTGCCGCCGAAGAGGTTCGCTTCACCATCGTTCACATCAGCGACGTCCACGAACTCACTCCCGTTGCGGGTGACAGGGAGGGCGGCATGGCTCGGCTCGCGACGCTGCGGAAGATGACCGCTTCGCGCAGTCCGAACACCTACGTGTTCCTCGCTGGCGATGCCTTCAGCCCATCGGCGCTCGGCACCGCCATCATCGATGGCAAGCCGCTCGCCGGAAAACAGGCGGTCTCAATCCTGAACGCCCTGGGGCTCGACTACGCTACCTTCGGCAATCATGAATTCGATATCTCTGAAGCGGATTTCAAGGCTCGGCTTCATGAGTCGAAGACAACGTGGATTTCAGGCAACGTCCTCAACGCACAGGGCCAACCCTTTGAAGGAGTCCCGCGGAAGGCCGTTTTCTCCGTCACAGGAGCTAAAGGGGCGAAGGTGCGTGTTGGCATGATCGGCGTCACTATCGACCAGACGCAGAAACCATGGGTTAAGTATCTCGATGCAGTGAAGACAGCGAGTGAGCAGGCTAAGGCGCTGCGTCCGCAAGTGGACGTGTTGCTCGCACTCACGCACCTCAGCATCGAGCAGGACCAGCAGCTTGCCAAGACGGTGCCCGAGATCGACATGATTATGGGCGGACACGAACACGAAAATATCCGCATCTATCGCGGAGCCGACTTCACACCCATTTACAAGGCCGACGCGAATGTCCGCAGCGCGTACATCCACGATCTCGCCTACGATACCGATTCGCATCACCTGGCAATCGAGTCCAGCGTGCGCCGCATGAACTCCGAAATTGCAGAGGACCCCGCGATGGCAAAGCTCGTGAGTGAATGGGTTACGCGAGCCTTCGATGCATTTCGAAAGAGCGGCTTCGAGCCCACGCAGGTTGTCGCCCAGAGCACCGAAGTGCTCGACGGCAAGGAAGCGAGCGTGCGCACCACCAGCACGAAGCTCACTGAGTTGATCGCAGAAGCCGTGCTGCACGAGGTTCCGGATGCAATCGCGTCGTTCTATAACTCCGGCTCCATTCGCATCGACGACGAGTTGCTGCCCGGCGCAGTAACACAGTACGACATCATCCGCATTCTTCCCTTCGGAGGAAAGATTGTCTCGGTCGACATGAAGGGCAGCCTGCTGGAGCGCGTCTTGAATGCCGGAACGGCGAACCACGGAAAAGGCGGGTGGCTGCAAATGGCGAATCTTTCGCGCACTGCCGATGGCGCAGGTTGGCTTCTGAATAATCAACCGCTGGAGATGTCGCGCACGTACCGCATCGCAACAACGGATTTCCTACTGACAGGTGGCGAGCGTGGGATGGAATTCCTGACACGCGACAATCCGGAGGTCTCCAAGATCGTGCAGCATCGCGACATACGCTTTTCCGTCATCGCAGAAATGCAGAAGCGGTGGCCCGTTGCGGCTTCGGCAAGTGCACACTAA
- the fdxH gene encoding formate dehydrogenase subunit beta: MSDRKVLQIQQISGHPGPIPGLGTQREPVVCKLIDTTTCIGCKACEVACVEWNDMPFQETTFDNTYQTMPDTTWNFWNLIKFNEHETEDGAVQWLMRKHQCMHCADPGCLRACPADGAIVQYTNGIVDFQQQYCIGCQFCVSGCPFNVPKFNNSTKKVYKCTLCSDRVGQGLEPACIKACPTGCLHFGTKEDMKALAETRVQQLQEHSGFKDAGVYDPETIGGTSVIYVLHDAKNPEMYGGLPAKPRIPPSFTVWKDIFKPLGLFASMMGLVGVVLHYVTQGPRRVQPQPPVKYEEGGIESKKGE; encoded by the coding sequence ATGAGTGATCGCAAGGTCCTGCAGATTCAACAGATCTCGGGCCACCCCGGTCCAATTCCCGGCCTTGGCACGCAACGCGAACCGGTGGTCTGCAAGCTTATTGACACGACAACCTGCATCGGCTGCAAGGCGTGTGAAGTAGCGTGTGTCGAATGGAACGACATGCCATTCCAGGAAACGACCTTCGACAACACGTACCAGACCATGCCGGACACAACCTGGAACTTCTGGAACCTGATCAAGTTCAACGAGCACGAAACAGAAGATGGAGCAGTCCAGTGGCTCATGCGTAAGCACCAGTGCATGCACTGCGCGGATCCCGGATGTCTGCGGGCGTGTCCCGCCGATGGCGCCATTGTGCAATACACGAATGGCATCGTCGATTTTCAGCAGCAGTATTGCATCGGTTGCCAGTTCTGCGTATCGGGCTGTCCTTTCAATGTGCCCAAGTTCAACAACTCCACGAAGAAGGTTTACAAATGCACGCTCTGCTCGGACCGCGTTGGGCAGGGGCTGGAACCGGCTTGCATCAAGGCATGTCCTACCGGGTGCCTCCACTTTGGCACGAAGGAGGACATGAAGGCTCTAGCCGAAACTCGGGTTCAGCAATTGCAGGAGCACTCCGGGTTCAAAGACGCCGGCGTTTACGACCCTGAGACCATCGGCGGGACATCGGTGATTTATGTGCTCCACGATGCAAAAAATCCCGAGATGTACGGTGGCCTGCCTGCAAAGCCGCGCATTCCGCCAAGCTTTACGGTCTGGAAGGACATCTTCAAACCTTTGGGACTGTTTGCGTCCATGATGGGACTTGTCGGCGTAGTGCTCCATTACGTCACGCAGGGTCCACGGCGGGTTCAGCCGCAGCCGCCGGTGAAATACGAAGAGGGCGGTATCGAGTCGAAGAAGGGAGAATGA
- a CDS encoding nucleotide sugar dehydrogenase: MSSSAPSSPIAVQNTAFTSLLAKIDARAAKLGIIGLGYVGLPLALLYSEQKFPVTGFDIDDKKVATLASGNSYIVRITPTEINAAQKNGFNATSDYSRITEMDAVIICVPTPLNEYREPDMSYIVATVEAIAPHIRAGQMIVLESTTYPGTTDEVVVPLLEKLNRHGLKVARTADEDGFWVAFSPEREDPGNDTVARCDIPKVIGGVGPVASEIACRLYNSIFNRTVPVSSPATAEMTKLLENIYRCVNIAMVNELKLLCLRMGIDIWEVIEAAKTKPFGFHPFYPGPGLGGHCIPVDPYYLSWKAKEFDFQTRFIELAGEVNTGMPYHVVASIATALNKHKKALNGSKVLVLGVAYKKDIDDLRESPALTIIELLQHEGAEVSYNDPYFPFVGKGRKYDLHMECTPLGNLGQYDCVVIVTDHSDYDYARIVAESQIVVDTRNATKGISSSKIVRS; the protein is encoded by the coding sequence ATGTCATCGTCTGCGCCTTCCAGTCCTATTGCCGTCCAGAACACAGCGTTCACCAGCCTGCTGGCAAAAATCGACGCCCGCGCGGCGAAGTTGGGCATCATAGGATTGGGATACGTCGGGCTGCCGCTCGCGTTGCTGTACAGCGAGCAGAAGTTCCCCGTCACGGGTTTCGACATCGACGACAAGAAGGTGGCGACGCTCGCAAGCGGAAATTCCTACATCGTTCGCATCACGCCAACGGAAATCAATGCCGCACAAAAGAACGGCTTCAATGCCACGTCCGATTACTCGCGCATCACGGAGATGGATGCGGTAATCATCTGCGTGCCTACACCGCTGAACGAATATCGCGAGCCGGACATGAGCTACATCGTTGCGACCGTAGAGGCGATTGCGCCCCACATCCGCGCCGGACAGATGATTGTGCTGGAAAGCACGACCTACCCCGGCACAACCGATGAGGTGGTGGTGCCCCTCCTGGAGAAGTTGAACAGGCATGGGCTGAAGGTTGCTCGCACGGCAGACGAGGACGGGTTCTGGGTTGCGTTTTCACCCGAGCGTGAGGACCCCGGCAACGACACGGTGGCCCGTTGCGACATTCCAAAGGTTATCGGCGGAGTCGGGCCGGTGGCTTCCGAAATCGCGTGCAGGCTCTACAACTCCATCTTCAACCGTACCGTGCCGGTGTCTTCGCCCGCTACGGCGGAGATGACCAAGTTGCTGGAAAACATCTACCGTTGCGTGAACATCGCAATGGTGAATGAACTCAAGCTGCTTTGTCTGCGAATGGGCATCGACATATGGGAAGTCATCGAGGCGGCGAAAACCAAGCCATTCGGCTTTCATCCGTTCTACCCCGGCCCTGGCCTCGGCGGACACTGCATCCCTGTCGACCCCTATTACCTGTCGTGGAAAGCGAAGGAATTCGATTTCCAAACGCGGTTCATCGAGCTGGCCGGTGAAGTGAATACCGGAATGCCATATCATGTCGTGGCTTCCATCGCGACCGCGCTGAACAAGCACAAGAAAGCGCTTAACGGTTCCAAGGTTCTGGTGCTTGGCGTGGCATACAAGAAGGATATCGACGACCTTCGCGAGTCGCCGGCCTTGACCATTATCGAACTGCTGCAGCACGAAGGCGCTGAAGTCAGCTATAACGATCCGTATTTTCCGTTCGTCGGCAAGGGTCGCAAGTACGATCTGCACATGGAATGCACACCGCTCGGCAACCTTGGACAATACGACTGCGTGGTGATCGTGACCGACCATTCCGACTACGACTATGCTCGCATCGTTGCGGAATCGCAGATCGTGGTGGATACACGGAACGCGACCAAGGGCATAAGTTCGTCGAAAATTGTGAGGTCCTGA